The following are from one region of the Spodoptera frugiperda isolate SF20-4 chromosome 20, AGI-APGP_CSIRO_Sfru_2.0, whole genome shotgun sequence genome:
- the LOC118270442 gene encoding uncharacterized protein LOC118270442 isoform X2 — protein sequence MADEKIAKLVKRRSCMKSKLTVFGNYLHTLESCNELSSLQLLDLETRFNRFGSLYDDFDKLQCDIEMLSEEPDDEGEEREQFENQYYKLVAAARRLLGARPHQSSQLPDESVASCGDGRSGGFKSNCVRLPKINLPSFHGHYQNWLEFRDTYLSLIHLRSDIDNINKLHYLRASLKGSALLIIDNLDFKAENYEAAWNLLCSRYDNKRLLVNNHVHALFNVEHIKHESCSAIRHLIDVTNKNLRALSTLDQPTQYWDTLIIHMMAEKLDSVTHREWEEHRNTLNNPPSLEIFITFLSNKADLLETLQENKSKTKIHNKNSLDTIKNHYNQPTSTKYTQNTYLQYNTNKKHNNTYKKSLTCPMCNQNHFLFSCEAFRSLSIEERRQKAKDAKVCLNCLRPGHIETRCNLVPCKYCKKKHSTLLHMHEAETTVQPSLPVSNLDSFSSSTDVLDTTTPPIVLLSTALVRVVDSKGNVHTARVLLDNGSTANFVSEFLCES from the exons TAGTTAAACGACGTAGCTGTATGAAGTCTAAATTGACAGTATTTGGTAACTACCTACATACTTTAGAAAGTTGCAATGAACTTAGCAGTTTACAGCTTTTAGACTTAGAAACAAGGTTCAACAGATTTGGTAGCTTATACGATGATTTCGACAAATTACAGTGCGACATCGAGATGTTGTCGGAGGAACCCGACGATGAAGGCGAGGAGCGTGAGCAGTTCGAGAATCAGTACTACAAGCTCGTGGCGGCGGCGCGGAGACTACTCGGTGCTCGCCCTCACCAGTCTTCTCAACTTCCGGATGAATCCGTGGCGAGTTGCGGGGATGGACGCTCAGGTGGTTTCAAATCCAATTGCGTTAGATTGCCAAAAATTAATTTACCCTCTTTTCATGGTCACTATCAAAACTGGCTTGAGTTTAGGGACACTTATTTGTCATTGATACATTTAAGGTCAGACATAGATAACATAAATAAGCTGCACTATCTGCGAGCTTCACTTAAAGGTAGTGCACTATTAATTATtgataatttagattttaaagcAGAAAATTACGAGGCCGCTTGGAATTTATTGTGCAGTAGGTACGACAACAAAAGGTTACTCGTGAATAATCATGTTCACGCATTATTTAATGTTGAACACATAAAACATGAATCATGTTCAGCAATACGCCATCTTATAGacgtaactaataaaaatttacGTGCGTTGTCGACGTTGGATCAACCAACTCAGTACTGGGACACGCTTATCATTCATATGATGGCGGAGAAGTTAGATAGTGTTACACATAGGGAATGGGAAGAACATAGAAACACCTTAAATAATCCTCCATCTTTAGAAATTTTCATAACTTTTCTTAGTAACAAAGCAGATTTATTGGAAactttacaagaaaataaaagtaaaactaaaatacacaataaaaattcattagatacaataaaaaatcattacaatCAACCTACATCTACAAAATACactcaaaatacatatttacaatataatacaaataaaaaacataacaatacatataaaaaatcctTAACTTGCCCAATGTGTAATCAGAATCATTTCTTATTCAGTTGTGAAGCATTTAGATCTCTTTCAATTGAAGAACGTAGACAGAAGGCTAAAGATGCTAAGGTATGTCTCAATTGTCTACGACCAGGGCATATTGAAACAAGATGTAACCTAGTTCCTTGTAAATATTGCAAGAAAAAGCATAGCACGCTGCTTCACATGCATGAGGCAGAAACTACCGTTCAACCATCTCTTCCAGTTAGCAATTTAGATAGTTTTTCTAGCTCAACAGATGTTCTGGACACGACTACTCCTCCGATTGTTTTGCTTTCCACAGCGCTCGTGAGGGTGGTGGACAGCAAGGGCAACGTGCACACAGCTCGGGTACTGCTCGATAATGGCAGTACAGCCAACTTCGTGTCAGAATTCCTTTGCG AGTCTTGA
- the LOC118270442 gene encoding uncharacterized protein LOC118270442 isoform X1, which produces MADEKIAKLVKRRSCMKSKLTVFGNYLHTLESCNELSSLQLLDLETRFNRFGSLYDDFDKLQCDIEMLSEEPDDEGEEREQFENQYYKLVAAARRLLGARPHQSSQLPDESVASCGDGRSGGFKSNCVRLPKINLPSFHGHYQNWLEFRDTYLSLIHLRSDIDNINKLHYLRASLKGSALLIIDNLDFKAENYEAAWNLLCSRYDNKRLLVNNHVHALFNVEHIKHESCSAIRHLIDVTNKNLRALSTLDQPTQYWDTLIIHMMAEKLDSVTHREWEEHRNTLNNPPSLEIFITFLSNKADLLETLQENKSKTKIHNKNSLDTIKNHYNQPTSTKYTQNTYLQYNTNKKHNNTYKKSLTCPMCNQNHFLFSCEAFRSLSIEERRQKAKDAKVCLNCLRPGHIETRCNLVPCKYCKKKHSTLLHMHEAETTVQPSLPVSNLDSFSSSTDVLDTTTPPIVLLSTALVRVVDSKGNVHTARVLLDNGSTANFVSEFLCGF; this is translated from the exons TAGTTAAACGACGTAGCTGTATGAAGTCTAAATTGACAGTATTTGGTAACTACCTACATACTTTAGAAAGTTGCAATGAACTTAGCAGTTTACAGCTTTTAGACTTAGAAACAAGGTTCAACAGATTTGGTAGCTTATACGATGATTTCGACAAATTACAGTGCGACATCGAGATGTTGTCGGAGGAACCCGACGATGAAGGCGAGGAGCGTGAGCAGTTCGAGAATCAGTACTACAAGCTCGTGGCGGCGGCGCGGAGACTACTCGGTGCTCGCCCTCACCAGTCTTCTCAACTTCCGGATGAATCCGTGGCGAGTTGCGGGGATGGACGCTCAGGTGGTTTCAAATCCAATTGCGTTAGATTGCCAAAAATTAATTTACCCTCTTTTCATGGTCACTATCAAAACTGGCTTGAGTTTAGGGACACTTATTTGTCATTGATACATTTAAGGTCAGACATAGATAACATAAATAAGCTGCACTATCTGCGAGCTTCACTTAAAGGTAGTGCACTATTAATTATtgataatttagattttaaagcAGAAAATTACGAGGCCGCTTGGAATTTATTGTGCAGTAGGTACGACAACAAAAGGTTACTCGTGAATAATCATGTTCACGCATTATTTAATGTTGAACACATAAAACATGAATCATGTTCAGCAATACGCCATCTTATAGacgtaactaataaaaatttacGTGCGTTGTCGACGTTGGATCAACCAACTCAGTACTGGGACACGCTTATCATTCATATGATGGCGGAGAAGTTAGATAGTGTTACACATAGGGAATGGGAAGAACATAGAAACACCTTAAATAATCCTCCATCTTTAGAAATTTTCATAACTTTTCTTAGTAACAAAGCAGATTTATTGGAAactttacaagaaaataaaagtaaaactaaaatacacaataaaaattcattagatacaataaaaaatcattacaatCAACCTACATCTACAAAATACactcaaaatacatatttacaatataatacaaataaaaaacataacaatacatataaaaaatcctTAACTTGCCCAATGTGTAATCAGAATCATTTCTTATTCAGTTGTGAAGCATTTAGATCTCTTTCAATTGAAGAACGTAGACAGAAGGCTAAAGATGCTAAGGTATGTCTCAATTGTCTACGACCAGGGCATATTGAAACAAGATGTAACCTAGTTCCTTGTAAATATTGCAAGAAAAAGCATAGCACGCTGCTTCACATGCATGAGGCAGAAACTACCGTTCAACCATCTCTTCCAGTTAGCAATTTAGATAGTTTTTCTAGCTCAACAGATGTTCTGGACACGACTACTCCTCCGATTGTTTTGCTTTCCACAGCGCTCGTGAGGGTGGTGGACAGCAAGGGCAACGTGCACACAGCTCGGGTACTGCTCGATAATGGCAGTACAGCCAACTTCGTGTCAGAATTCCTTTGCG GATTCTGA